The Bacteroidales bacterium genome includes the window GTAAAACCACATTCAGTATCGTAGCTACCACTATTAAATATTAATTCAACGTTAGCATTAGGGCATAACATTACGGTATCATTACCTGAAGTTCCAGTAGTTAATGTAAAATTACCAACTAATATACCTTCTTGATTTATAGTAATACTTGCCCCATTCCAACCATCACCATAGCTATCGGTAAATTCTAAAATATAACCACATTTATTAGCAGGATTGCAATGATCGGTTGTAAAAACAGTAGGACCTACCCAAACGGAATTTCCACCTGAATAAACAGCACGCATATATACATCGTAAGTATTATCAGCAATAAATCCATTAAATGTAAAAGGATTTGTTGTAGTATTAAAAGTAGGAGTACCTGTTGGAGTAGTTCCGTGTAAAACGACTTCTATGTCCCAACTATCAGGTGAGCCTGATGTTTGTGTCCAGTTGATGGTTGCTGAAACATCTGTTATATTAGTAACTGTAATATTAGATGGAGGAATATAACCAATCCATTCAGTAACCGATGCAGGCAAGCCATCGCCAGAAGCATTGGTGCAAACTACTTTAAAAGTATGATATCCAGGAGTAGAAACGGTCAATCCGGTAAAAGAATTCATTCCACCAATAGACAAATCGTAAGTCAAACCATTTACTAAAACATCATCAACATAATATGAAATAGAAGTTATTGAAGCTAATGGATTCCCGGCAACGTCTAATGTAGGATTGGTCCAAGACACATCATACGTTAAAGCACCATTTGCATCAGGAACTACCGTTAAATTAGCAGGAGCAGCAGGAGCAGTTGGCGAAGCAGTTGTAGCTATTTCAATAACAGCAATTTTATTAGGATCCTGTTGGAAATTAGCTAAAATAACAAAATAACCTTGAACTAAAGTAGTAGAGCCACCCAATCCGCCAGCCAATGCCGCAGCGTCAACGCCAGATATAGTAGATAAATCGTGTGTTTCGTCAATGGTATTATTAGCAATATTATACTTTAACAATACTACATCTGAGGGCGTACCAGCTTGACTAAAAGCCCACAAATAAGGTCCGCCGGCTGAAGTACCATCGAAGGTAGTGCCATAAACACTTGCAAAAGCAGTAGGAGGGGTAATGGTTGCAATAAGAGAGCCATCCATTTTATGAGAGCTCAATGTATTCCAATCGCCTGTCCAAAAGCCACCATTTCCACCGTCGAGTGTTGGGTCGTACGATAAGTGTCTAACCGTTGCACCACCCATTGGAATAGTAGCCACTAAGGTTTTATTTACGAAATCCATTTTATAAATACTGGTAGAAGTAGCACCTGCACGTCCATAAAAATAGGTACCATCATAAGCCAAATCTCGAATACCAGCAGCGACACCAGCAATGGTAAAAGAATCGAGCAACGTTCCATTTAAGTCGTACTTTCTAATATAGGCATCTGCTGACCATTTAGCAGTATAAATGTATTGTCCATCGGTTTCAACAGCTTGTTGACCTGATGAATTTGCATTGAAATTGTACAATACATCCCATTGAGCCTTTGTTACATTGGCATGATGAATAGGCTTATTCAAAGAGGGACAGATTTCGCTTGGCGAAA containing:
- a CDS encoding fibronectin type III domain-containing protein, producing MRKQLLFLSVGVLLMASSVFAQTQKAVSKKDAVTKSAIKKTVSPSEICPSLNKPIHHANVTKAQWDVLYNFNANSSGQQAVETDGQYIYTAKWSADAYIRKYDLNGTLLDSFTIAGVAAGIRDLAYDGTYFYGRAGATSTSIYKMDFVNKTLVATIPMGGATVRHLSYDPTLDGGNGGFWTGDWNTLSSHKMDGSLIATITPPTAFASVYGTTFDGTSAGGPYLWAFSQAGTPSDVVLLKYNIANNTIDETHDLSTISGVDAAALAGGLGGSTTLVQGYFVILANFQQDPNKIAVIEIATTASPTAPAAPANLTVVPDANGALTYDVSWTNPTLDVAGNPLASITSISYYVDDVLVNGLTYDLSIGGMNSFTGLTVSTPGYHTFKVVCTNASGDGLPASVTEWIGYIPPSNITVTNITDVSATINWTQTSGSPDSWDIEVVLHGTTPTGTPTFNTTTNPFTFNGFIADNTYDVYMRAVYSGGNSVWVGPTVFTTDHCNPANKCGYILEFTDSYGDGWNGASITINQEGILVGNFTLTTGTSGNDTVMLCPNANVELIFNSGSYDTECGFTLKDPFGGTLTTFAEGSAPAGGSTFFTFTSSCTPPSCLTPTNLTVTNLTTTSAQLIWTAGGSETAWNIEYGPAGFTHGTGTVINVTSNPYTLTGLTQGTSYDVYIQADCGNGDLSYWTSQPVSFTLPCDAYNTFPFTESFEGSVFPPQCWINLDADGDNNKWETRNASTQGWRIYDGDVAAVSASWTSASGALTPNNYLITPQLTIANANIVLKCHIAPQDPDWPAEYFGVEVSTTGNAPANFTSIYTYTLTAADTIYKEVMLPLAAYNGQNIYIAFRHYNCTDMFYMLLDKVEVYESSNVNTNNLSNVFVYPNPVVNTLTVANDNALSIEIFNLNGQKVAEFNHTNTANVANLAQGMYMVKVVTSNQVITQKINIVR